A single region of the Salicibibacter cibi genome encodes:
- a CDS encoding proline dehydrogenase family protein, protein MIQKLSRNFFSSLSNNKVLNRGAKRWGLKLGASKVVAGLTVESAIEKIKDLNDSARLVTLDHLGEFVNETQEARESLQEGLHTLDVLHEHGVHCTLSVKLTKLGLDVDEALCWQQISALCERAAIYDNTINIDMEDYAHYDQTLDILRALRKKYDNVGTVLQSYLHRGIEDTEQLAGIPLRIVKGAYKESPTIAYQDKKDIGKNFVNMVQTHLLNESYTAIGTHDHEIIAEIKAFTEKNHIPRDMFEFQMLYGFRNDLQQALVDEGYRFRTYVPFGRDWYGYFMRRLAERPQNVTFAIRGMFSK, encoded by the coding sequence ATGATACAGAAACTATCCCGTAATTTCTTTAGCTCGTTATCAAACAATAAAGTCTTGAATAGAGGAGCAAAACGATGGGGATTGAAACTCGGGGCTTCGAAAGTCGTTGCCGGTTTGACCGTCGAGAGCGCGATCGAAAAAATCAAAGATTTGAATGACAGCGCTCGCTTGGTCACCCTTGATCATCTTGGCGAGTTTGTCAATGAAACCCAGGAAGCGCGCGAGTCCTTGCAAGAAGGCTTGCATACTCTGGATGTTCTCCACGAGCATGGCGTCCATTGCACCCTTTCCGTTAAACTCACCAAACTCGGACTGGATGTTGATGAAGCGCTTTGTTGGCAACAGATCTCAGCGCTTTGCGAACGTGCAGCCATCTATGACAATACGATTAACATCGATATGGAAGATTACGCTCATTATGACCAGACACTGGATATCTTAAGAGCCTTACGAAAAAAATATGACAACGTGGGCACCGTTTTGCAATCCTACCTGCATAGGGGCATCGAGGATACCGAACAGTTAGCGGGGATCCCGCTTCGCATCGTCAAAGGAGCGTATAAAGAATCACCAACTATCGCCTATCAAGATAAAAAAGATATTGGCAAAAACTTTGTGAACATGGTGCAAACGCATCTGCTTAATGAAAGCTATACAGCCATCGGCACCCATGACCATGAAATCATCGCGGAAATTAAAGCGTTTACAGAAAAAAACCATATCCCGAGAGACATGTTCGAATTTCAAATGCTCTACGGTTTCCGCAACGATTTGCAACAAGCCCTCGTCGATGAAGGCTATCGTTTCCGCACTTACGTTCCATTTGGCAGGGATTGGTACGGCTATTTCATGCGACGATTGGCGGAGCGACCGCAAAACGTTACATTTGCCATTCGGGGAATGTTTTCGAAATAA
- the alaS gene encoding alanine--tRNA ligase, whose translation MTRLTSADVRQLFLDFFKEKGHDIEPSASLVPHADPSLLWINSGVATLKKYFDGRIVPENPRIVNVQKAIRTNDIENVGKTARHHTFFEMLGNFSIGDYFKKEAIAFAWEFLTDERWIGFDPERLSATVHPEDDEAYRYWKEDIGLPEERIIRLEENFWDIGEGPSGPNAEIFYDRGPAYGNDPSDPELYPGGENERYLEIWNLVFSQFNHNPDGTYTPLPNQNIDTGLGLERLVSVIQDTKTNYETDLFLPIIKETETLANASYGKKETYDTAFKVIADHIRTVSFTIADGALPSNEGRGYVQRRLLRRAVRYAQSLGIHDPFMYRLVPVVASIMERHYPNVKEKEAFIQKVVRNEEERFHETLSDGLAILNDLIAGAKQAGATQINGDDVFRLYDTYGFPVDLTEEYVTDAGLHVDLEGFESAMEAQRERARAARKEGDSMQSQNEALRSLHETSTFVGYVQAEIATKIQAIVRNDARVEAASAGEEAFVLLKETPFYAESGGQVADQGLLFSDGAKAEVIDVQQAPNGQPLHRVTVVEGTLTTGKPITASINGKDRAAIQKNHTATHLLHQALKDVLGDHVNQAGSYVGPDRLRFDFSHFGQVSNAELQDIEAIVNEKVADATKLVIEETTLEDAKAKGAMALFGEKYGSNVRVVHIGDYSIELCGGTHVANSAEVGIVKWISETGIGAGIRRIEAVTGQAAYHYIEQKLQVLGLVKEQLKAKSTEDVPQRVDQLQQDVREKEKENESIAAKLGNMEAMQLLDDVHDINGISVLAGQLDNSDMDTLRTTADRLKQKLPTGIIVLGTARDGKVNIVATVSKDLVSDGYKAGDIVKKVAAICDGGGGGRPDMAQAGGKSPEKLPEALAAVDEIVASVS comes from the coding sequence ATGACACGCTTAACGTCAGCTGACGTGCGTCAGCTTTTTCTTGATTTTTTTAAAGAAAAAGGCCATGACATAGAACCGAGCGCTTCTCTCGTGCCTCATGCAGACCCCTCGTTGTTGTGGATCAACAGCGGGGTGGCGACGTTAAAAAAATATTTTGACGGACGAATCGTTCCGGAAAACCCACGGATCGTCAACGTTCAGAAAGCGATTCGGACGAACGATATTGAAAACGTAGGCAAAACGGCACGCCATCATACGTTTTTTGAGATGCTAGGCAATTTCTCGATCGGCGATTATTTTAAAAAAGAAGCCATTGCATTTGCATGGGAATTTCTGACCGATGAGCGGTGGATCGGATTTGATCCGGAACGCTTATCCGCAACGGTTCATCCGGAGGACGATGAGGCGTACCGTTATTGGAAAGAGGATATTGGGCTTCCGGAAGAGAGGATCATTCGCCTGGAGGAAAATTTCTGGGATATCGGAGAAGGGCCGAGCGGACCGAACGCAGAAATTTTTTATGATCGTGGGCCTGCTTACGGCAACGATCCGTCGGACCCGGAACTTTACCCGGGGGGCGAAAACGAACGGTATTTGGAGATTTGGAACCTTGTTTTTTCCCAGTTCAATCACAATCCCGACGGGACATACACACCGCTTCCAAATCAAAACATCGATACCGGATTAGGGCTCGAGCGTCTCGTTTCGGTTATTCAGGATACAAAAACAAACTACGAAACCGACTTGTTTTTGCCGATAATAAAAGAGACGGAAACGTTGGCGAATGCTTCTTATGGGAAAAAAGAGACGTATGATACGGCTTTTAAAGTCATTGCTGACCATATCCGTACTGTTTCGTTCACGATCGCCGACGGAGCTCTTCCGTCAAATGAAGGAAGGGGGTATGTGCAACGCAGGTTGTTGCGGCGCGCGGTTCGTTATGCGCAATCGCTCGGTATTCATGATCCGTTCATGTATCGTCTCGTTCCGGTCGTTGCGAGCATTATGGAACGTCACTATCCGAACGTGAAGGAAAAGGAAGCGTTTATTCAAAAAGTCGTGCGGAATGAGGAAGAGCGTTTTCATGAAACCTTAAGCGATGGATTGGCGATTTTAAATGATTTAATCGCAGGCGCCAAGCAAGCAGGAGCAACCCAAATCAACGGGGACGATGTCTTCCGCCTTTACGATACGTATGGATTTCCGGTCGATTTGACGGAGGAATACGTAACGGATGCCGGTCTCCATGTGGATCTTGAAGGATTTGAAAGCGCAATGGAAGCGCAACGGGAACGGGCAAGAGCCGCTCGCAAAGAAGGCGACTCGATGCAAAGCCAAAATGAGGCGCTTCGTTCGCTTCACGAAACTAGCACATTCGTTGGATATGTACAAGCCGAGATTGCTACGAAAATACAAGCAATCGTGCGAAATGATGCACGTGTGGAAGCGGCGAGCGCCGGGGAAGAAGCGTTTGTCCTGTTAAAAGAAACTCCTTTTTACGCAGAAAGCGGCGGGCAAGTGGCGGATCAAGGACTACTGTTTTCCGACGGGGCAAAAGCAGAAGTGATCGATGTCCAACAAGCGCCCAATGGACAACCGTTACATAGGGTAACCGTCGTCGAAGGCACGTTAACAACGGGCAAGCCGATCACTGCTTCGATCAATGGAAAAGACCGTGCCGCGATTCAAAAAAACCATACTGCCACCCACTTGCTCCATCAAGCGCTAAAAGATGTGCTCGGCGATCACGTGAATCAAGCAGGATCGTATGTCGGACCGGATCGTTTGCGTTTTGATTTCTCCCATTTTGGACAAGTGTCAAACGCTGAGTTACAGGACATTGAGGCCATCGTCAATGAAAAAGTCGCTGACGCTACAAAACTGGTTATTGAAGAAACAACCTTGGAAGACGCAAAAGCGAAAGGAGCCATGGCCCTGTTTGGCGAAAAATATGGCAGCAACGTTCGTGTCGTTCATATCGGGGACTATAGCATTGAACTATGCGGAGGAACACATGTGGCCAACAGCGCAGAGGTTGGCATCGTTAAATGGATCTCCGAAACGGGGATTGGCGCCGGTATTCGACGAATTGAAGCCGTTACCGGCCAAGCAGCATACCATTATATCGAGCAGAAACTGCAAGTATTGGGACTAGTAAAAGAACAGCTGAAAGCAAAATCGACGGAAGACGTTCCTCAAAGAGTGGACCAACTTCAACAGGATGTCCGCGAAAAAGAAAAGGAAAACGAATCAATCGCGGCAAAATTGGGGAACATGGAGGCTATGCAGTTATTGGACGATGTGCATGATATCAATGGCATCTCGGTGTTGGCGGGTCAACTGGATAACAGTGATATGGACACCCTTCGAACGACTGCGGACCGGTTAAAACAAAAACTCCCTACAGGAATTATTGTTCTCGGTACAGCGAGAGACGGCAAAGTCAACATTGTCGCTACGGTGAGCAAAGACTTGGTTTCCGACGGCTATAAGGCCGGCGACATCGTCAAAAAAGTTGCGGCCATTTGTGATGGTGGCGGAGGAGGCCGTCCGGACATGGCCCAGGCCGGGGGCAAAAGCCCGGAAAAGTTACCGGAAGCGTTGGCAGCGGTCGATGAAATCGTCGCCTCCGTTTCATAA
- a CDS encoding alpha/beta hydrolase — protein MKKKIFLFSGIFIGIMIVGLLLASNYFYQESVQRSGDVELHSEDTDTDALADPEDQQLLEEAQDWYDEQEQIEVALTSFDDLQLAASFMPTEGSDGNAVILAHGYRSQKENMDEYVEFYHDQGFDVLKPDARGHGESEGDYIGFGWHDRLDYLDWIDMLIDEHNAENILLHGESMGAATVLMASGEDLPDEVRGIVADSAYTTVEEELTHQLQHLYGLPAFPLLNITSLVTNIRAGYTFTEASTIEQIKANTLPLFLIHGSEDELVPTDMADELYEAAGGEPELWIVPDAGHTEAYTVTTMEFQERLQTFIEDIGM, from the coding sequence ATGAAAAAGAAAATTTTCCTTTTTTCAGGTATCTTTATCGGGATTATGATCGTTGGACTACTACTGGCGAGCAACTATTTTTATCAGGAAAGTGTGCAGCGGAGCGGTGATGTTGAACTGCACAGCGAGGATACGGATACGGATGCGTTGGCTGATCCGGAAGATCAACAATTGCTTGAAGAGGCACAAGATTGGTATGACGAGCAAGAACAAATCGAGGTAGCGCTCACCAGCTTTGATGATCTGCAATTGGCCGCAAGTTTCATGCCGACTGAGGGTTCCGATGGCAATGCCGTCATCCTCGCCCATGGGTACCGCAGTCAAAAAGAAAATATGGATGAATACGTGGAATTTTATCACGACCAAGGCTTTGACGTCTTAAAACCGGACGCACGGGGGCACGGGGAAAGTGAAGGCGATTATATCGGTTTTGGTTGGCATGACCGTCTCGATTATCTTGACTGGATCGATATGCTCATCGACGAGCATAATGCTGAAAACATTCTTTTGCACGGAGAATCGATGGGAGCGGCTACCGTTTTAATGGCGAGCGGGGAAGATCTTCCCGACGAAGTTCGGGGGATTGTGGCTGACAGCGCCTACACAACCGTGGAAGAAGAACTGACGCATCAACTGCAGCATTTATACGGCCTGCCTGCTTTTCCGCTATTGAATATTACCAGTCTCGTCACCAATATTCGGGCCGGATATACGTTTACGGAAGCTTCTACGATTGAGCAAATAAAAGCTAACACGCTCCCTTTATTTCTCATCCATGGCAGTGAGGATGAGCTCGTTCCGACGGACATGGCCGATGAACTCTACGAGGCTGCCGGGGGTGAACCGGAATTATGGATCGTCCCGGATGCCGGTCATACGGAAGCGTATACGGTGACGACGATGGAATTTCAGGAACGGCTGCAGACTTTCATCGAAGACATAGGAATGTAG
- the putP gene encoding sodium/proline symporter PutP has protein sequence MDLDIPTLITFIIYIVGMVIIGIIFYRTTSTLSDYVLGGRRLNSWVAALSAGASDMSAFMILGLPGAVYLSGMSEMWLPIGLTIGAYLNWQFLAKRLRRYTEIARNAITLPDFLDKRFRDETMIVQTKILRIVSAFFILLFFTFYTSSGLVGGATLFASTFGWEYHTALWIGAIVVISYTFLGGFLAVSYTDFIQGILMFSGLIIVPIVAVIEMGGWDSTVSSIANVNPVYLDAFAGTSAIAIISLLAWGLGYFGQPHIITRFMAIRSEKDIPAARFIGITWMTFGLLGAVFVGLVGIAYFEGGGAGSSLADEETVFIFFSQVLFNPWVAGILLAAILAAIMSTIDSQLLVSSSALTEDFYRGFLKPNASAAELVWIGRAGVIVIALIATFLAYDPESTVLELVEYAWAGFGAAFGPVMLFSVFWRRMTAWGAIAGIATGGLTVIVWNFFEGGFFDLYEIVPGFVLGSLAIIIVSLLNQRPADHILEEFDFVENATYDEEKKKYVRKD, from the coding sequence ATGGATCTTGATATTCCTACGTTAATCACCTTTATCATCTATATTGTCGGTATGGTGATCATCGGGATTATCTTTTACCGTACTACTTCTACTTTATCGGATTATGTGTTGGGCGGCAGAAGATTGAACAGTTGGGTGGCGGCTTTAAGCGCCGGAGCCTCTGACATGAGTGCGTTCATGATCCTCGGGCTTCCCGGCGCCGTCTACTTGTCGGGGATGAGCGAAATGTGGCTGCCGATAGGGTTAACGATCGGTGCTTACCTGAATTGGCAATTTCTTGCCAAGCGGCTGCGCCGCTATACGGAAATCGCCCGTAATGCAATTACGCTTCCCGACTTTCTGGATAAACGTTTTCGTGATGAAACAATGATCGTGCAAACAAAAATCTTGCGCATTGTATCTGCTTTTTTCATTCTGCTGTTCTTTACGTTTTACACCTCTTCGGGGCTTGTCGGAGGGGCAACGCTTTTCGCCAGCACATTTGGGTGGGAGTATCATACCGCCTTATGGATCGGTGCGATCGTCGTTATCTCCTATACGTTTTTAGGTGGGTTTCTTGCGGTCAGTTACACCGACTTTATTCAAGGTATCCTGATGTTTTCGGGTCTCATCATCGTTCCGATTGTTGCCGTGATCGAAATGGGAGGATGGGATAGTACTGTTTCCAGTATTGCCAACGTCAACCCTGTTTATCTGGATGCTTTCGCAGGCACCTCGGCGATCGCGATCATTTCTTTGCTCGCCTGGGGCCTTGGTTACTTTGGGCAACCGCATATCATTACCCGTTTTATGGCCATTCGTTCCGAAAAAGACATCCCCGCTGCCCGTTTTATCGGCATCACATGGATGACTTTCGGCCTTCTGGGAGCAGTTTTTGTGGGCCTTGTTGGGATCGCTTACTTTGAAGGGGGAGGCGCAGGTTCGTCATTAGCGGATGAAGAAACCGTGTTCATCTTTTTTTCACAAGTACTCTTTAACCCTTGGGTTGCCGGGATTTTACTTGCCGCCATACTGGCAGCAATTATGAGTACGATTGATTCACAACTGCTCGTGTCATCAAGCGCGCTTACCGAGGATTTCTACCGAGGTTTCCTTAAACCCAATGCTTCTGCCGCTGAACTCGTTTGGATCGGCCGTGCCGGTGTCATCGTAATTGCACTCATTGCCACCTTTTTGGCGTACGACCCAGAGAGCACGGTGCTGGAACTGGTGGAATATGCCTGGGCAGGTTTCGGCGCGGCCTTTGGACCGGTGATGTTATTCAGTGTTTTCTGGCGCCGAATGACTGCATGGGGAGCCATTGCCGGCATCGCCACTGGAGGGCTCACCGTTATCGTATGGAATTTCTTTGAAGGCGGGTTTTTCGACCTTTATGAAATTGTTCCCGGGTTTGTGCTGGGCAGCTTGGCAATTATCATCGTGAGCTTACTCAATCAGCGACCGGCCGATCATATTCTGGAAGAATTTGATTTCGTGGAGAACGCAACTTACGACGAAGAAAAGAAAAAATATGTACGTAAAGACTGA
- a CDS encoding AI-2E family transporter: MTSRKGLLRSLFLLILLACLYFLYLLAPVWKPVLFSIGKILLPFLLAGLFAYLLHPVIAFLQRKGLPRWASVLLIYLLFFGGGIWLLIEMAPVLARQYREIVNELPGWIQAFESGWLSMHRQIDTLPPVIHDQVEEGVVQLETNGEDMLDRVVEQWPAIVEGVVMLFLLPFLVFYLLKDLHAFEKAATYVIPERWQKNGKKFVQAVDHALGFYIRGQIVVSLCVGVLSIVALWIVQLPYPLILGIFMGMTDLIPYVGPYIGAVPAVIVALGMSWKTVLFTVIAITIVQQLESNVLSPYIMGKSAHLHPLLILLALLIGYEFAGFIGLLIAVPLFVIIGEVVRVFRKKEENEEAY; the protein is encoded by the coding sequence ATGACATCACGGAAAGGCTTGCTTCGGTCACTTTTTTTACTAATATTGTTGGCTTGTTTATATTTTTTGTACTTACTTGCGCCTGTATGGAAACCGGTGTTGTTCAGTATTGGAAAAATACTCTTACCGTTTTTGCTTGCCGGATTATTTGCGTATCTCTTGCATCCTGTCATTGCCTTTTTGCAGCGAAAGGGGTTACCACGGTGGGCGTCAGTATTACTCATTTACCTGCTGTTTTTTGGCGGGGGTATTTGGCTATTGATTGAAATGGCTCCCGTTTTGGCTCGTCAATATCGGGAGATCGTCAATGAATTGCCGGGGTGGATTCAAGCCTTCGAATCCGGATGGCTATCCATGCACCGCCAGATCGATACACTGCCTCCCGTCATTCACGATCAGGTCGAAGAGGGCGTCGTGCAACTGGAAACCAACGGAGAAGATATGCTGGATAGGGTGGTGGAGCAATGGCCGGCGATTGTTGAAGGGGTGGTCATGCTTTTTTTGCTTCCTTTTTTAGTCTTCTATTTGCTGAAGGATTTGCATGCCTTTGAAAAAGCGGCCACGTATGTCATCCCTGAACGGTGGCAGAAAAATGGAAAAAAATTTGTACAGGCTGTGGATCACGCGCTCGGCTTTTATATTCGGGGACAAATCGTCGTTTCTCTTTGCGTAGGTGTGCTTTCGATTGTCGCACTGTGGATCGTTCAGCTCCCTTATCCATTGATCCTTGGGATCTTCATGGGAATGACCGACTTGATCCCTTATGTCGGGCCTTATATCGGTGCGGTTCCCGCTGTTATTGTGGCGCTTGGCATGTCCTGGAAAACTGTTTTATTCACGGTTATCGCCATTACCATTGTGCAGCAGTTGGAAAGCAATGTCCTGTCGCCCTATATCATGGGGAAAAGTGCCCACCTTCATCCACTGTTGATTTTACTCGCACTGTTGATCGGTTACGAATTCGCGGGGTTCATCGGACTCCTCATTGCCGTTCCGTTATTTGTCATCATCGGTGAAGTCGTGCGGGTCTTCCGTAAAAAAGAAGAAAATGAGGAAGCTTATTGA
- the pruA gene encoding L-glutamate gamma-semialdehyde dehydrogenase translates to MVVSYTHEPFTNFQNSNNIAEYEAALHLVKSELGKEYPLIIGGERVTTDEKIVSINPSDKNEVVGTVSKANQALAEQAMEKAQEAFKVWSGWDPEARANVLFRAAAIARRRKHEFSAWMAYEIGKTRTEADADSAEAIDFLEYYARQMIELKDGEPVNSRWFENNQYAYQPLGVGLTVSPWNLPFAIMAGTTVGPMVAGNTILLKPASLTPVITYKFMEVLEEAGMPAGVVNYIPGSGSEIGDYLVEHPQTRFINFTGSKEVGIGIYEKAAKVQPGQNFLKKTAIEMGGKDTIIVDDDADLALAADAIVQSAYGFSGQKCSACSRVVVHEDVYDEVLDKVTKITEELTVGDPESAETYMGPVSEQAAYDKILDYIDIGKQEARLVTGGTGNNEEGYFIQPTIFADVNPHARIMQEEIFGPVVAFAKAKDFQELIDIANNTDYGLTGSVISNDRAHLEKARREFHVGNLYFNRGCTAAIVGYQPFGGFKLSGTDSKAGGPGYILHFMDPKTVCDQF, encoded by the coding sequence ATGGTCGTCTCGTACACCCACGAACCATTTACAAATTTTCAAAATAGCAATAACATAGCCGAATATGAAGCAGCGCTTCATTTGGTGAAAAGTGAGCTCGGCAAAGAATACCCGCTTATCATTGGCGGAGAGCGGGTGACGACAGACGAAAAAATTGTATCGATAAATCCTTCCGACAAGAACGAAGTCGTCGGCACCGTTTCCAAAGCTAATCAAGCGCTTGCGGAACAAGCGATGGAAAAAGCACAAGAGGCATTTAAAGTGTGGAGTGGCTGGGATCCGGAAGCTCGCGCGAACGTACTCTTCCGAGCAGCAGCCATCGCTCGCCGTCGCAAACATGAATTTTCGGCCTGGATGGCTTATGAAATCGGGAAAACACGAACAGAAGCAGACGCTGATTCAGCGGAAGCGATCGACTTTCTGGAATATTACGCCCGGCAAATGATCGAGCTTAAAGATGGTGAACCGGTGAACAGCCGTTGGTTTGAAAACAACCAGTATGCGTATCAACCCCTGGGCGTAGGTCTCACCGTTTCCCCGTGGAATCTGCCATTCGCGATCATGGCGGGGACAACTGTAGGTCCGATGGTAGCCGGAAATACGATCTTGCTTAAACCTGCGAGTCTCACCCCGGTGATCACGTATAAATTCATGGAAGTGCTCGAAGAGGCCGGAATGCCGGCAGGCGTCGTCAATTACATCCCGGGAAGCGGGAGCGAAATCGGCGATTATCTCGTTGAACATCCGCAAACGCGCTTTATCAATTTCACCGGATCCAAAGAAGTGGGCATCGGCATTTACGAGAAAGCGGCAAAAGTTCAGCCTGGCCAAAATTTCCTGAAAAAGACTGCGATTGAAATGGGCGGAAAAGATACGATTATCGTTGATGATGATGCTGATCTAGCCCTTGCCGCGGACGCCATCGTGCAATCGGCGTACGGTTTCAGCGGCCAAAAATGTTCTGCATGTTCACGCGTCGTCGTTCACGAAGACGTTTACGATGAGGTTCTCGACAAAGTGACAAAAATAACCGAAGAACTGACCGTCGGCGATCCGGAAAGCGCGGAGACGTACATGGGTCCTGTGAGCGAGCAAGCCGCCTATGATAAAATTCTCGATTACATTGACATAGGAAAACAGGAAGCACGCCTCGTGACCGGTGGAACCGGCAATAATGAAGAAGGCTATTTCATCCAGCCGACGATCTTTGCCGACGTGAATCCACACGCGCGCATCATGCAGGAAGAAATCTTCGGACCGGTCGTAGCCTTCGCAAAAGCGAAAGATTTTCAGGAACTTATCGACATCGCCAATAACACCGACTATGGATTAACCGGATCGGTCATTTCGAACGACCGCGCCCACCTGGAAAAAGCTCGTCGGGAATTTCATGTCGGCAACCTCTACTTCAACCGTGGATGCACGGCCGCGATCGTTGGTTATCAACCATTCGGCGGTTTTAAATTATCCGGTACCGACTCCAAAGCCGGTGGCCCGGGCTATATTCTCCACTTCATGGATCCAAAAACCGTTTGTGATCAGTTTTAA
- a CDS encoding sigma-54 interaction domain-containing protein has protein sequence MANSIYEQLFDKLDLGIRVIDQERKPLIYNEKMRAIESMTFSDFTDRPFMDVFNFRTEKESRLIQALNYARVVENKKQTYFNAKGEIITTINHVYPLMENNKVIAAVEIAKDVSQMEQILRDKRTNEEGTRFQFSDLLGESQNFLEVVEQARRASRTSSPVMIIGETGTGKELFAQSIHNESEREGKAFVTQNCAALPESLVEGILFGTAKGAFTGAIDRPGLFEQADGGTLLLDEVNALPLHLQPKLLRVLQEKKVTRVGEAKERPFDVRLLATLNEDPLEAIEAERLRKDLYYRLSVVSLFIPPLREREDDATTLAHFFLRKYNNRFHLNVQQFSDEVFRVLRGYHWPGNVRELEHIIEGSMNFLSEETVFDIQHLPTHIRERQSHSYPAHTGLSKHLHQEESLPERLALIEHNLIFQAMKANKDNVSQAAKSLGISRQNLQYKLDKYSK, from the coding sequence ATGGCTAATTCCATTTATGAGCAATTGTTCGACAAACTCGACCTCGGCATACGGGTCATCGACCAAGAAAGAAAGCCGCTCATTTATAACGAAAAAATGCGCGCGATTGAATCAATGACCTTTTCCGATTTTACCGACCGCCCGTTTATGGATGTCTTTAACTTTCGCACCGAAAAAGAAAGCCGGCTCATCCAAGCCTTAAACTATGCTCGTGTCGTTGAAAACAAAAAACAAACGTATTTTAATGCCAAAGGGGAGATCATCACGACGATCAACCACGTTTACCCATTAATGGAAAATAATAAAGTAATCGCCGCCGTGGAAATCGCCAAAGATGTCAGTCAAATGGAACAAATTCTGCGCGACAAACGCACAAACGAGGAAGGGACCCGTTTTCAGTTTTCGGATTTACTCGGAGAGTCCCAAAATTTCCTAGAGGTCGTTGAGCAGGCGCGACGTGCCTCACGCACATCTTCTCCCGTCATGATTATCGGTGAAACCGGTACCGGGAAAGAACTGTTCGCACAAAGCATTCATAACGAGAGCGAACGCGAAGGCAAGGCGTTCGTTACCCAAAACTGCGCCGCCCTTCCGGAAAGTCTTGTGGAAGGCATTCTGTTCGGAACAGCAAAAGGCGCGTTTACCGGTGCGATTGACCGCCCCGGCTTATTTGAACAAGCGGATGGCGGAACATTGCTCTTGGATGAAGTGAATGCCCTACCGCTTCATTTGCAGCCTAAGCTTTTGCGCGTCCTCCAGGAAAAGAAAGTCACTCGCGTCGGTGAGGCGAAGGAACGTCCCTTTGACGTTCGCTTGCTGGCGACGTTAAATGAAGACCCGCTGGAAGCGATTGAAGCTGAACGCTTGCGGAAAGATCTTTATTACCGCTTAAGCGTCGTCAGTTTGTTTATTCCCCCGTTGCGCGAACGCGAGGATGATGCGACCACGCTCGCACACTTTTTTTTACGAAAATATAATAACCGCTTTCATTTAAACGTACAACAATTTTCCGATGAAGTTTTCAGAGTGCTGCGAGGCTATCACTGGCCGGGAAACGTTCGGGAGCTCGAACACATCATTGAAGGGTCGATGAATTTTTTAAGCGAGGAAACCGTTTTTGATATTCAGCACTTGCCAACCCATATTCGCGAGCGCCAGTCACATTCATATCCCGCCCATACAGGATTATCTAAACACTTGCATCAGGAAGAATCCTTGCCGGAGCGCCTAGCCCTCATCGAACACAACTTGATCTTCCAGGCGATGAAAGCGAACAAAGACAATGTATCCCAAGCAGCAAAATCTCTCGGTATTAGTCGACAGAATTTGCAGTACAAGTTGGACAAATATAGCAAATAA
- a CDS encoding HAD-IA family hydrolase, with translation MAIPKAITFDCYGTIIDWDRAVQHYFKNILSQYDINEADVVALQKHWESIQFTYIQDHYRPYKEVLKHTMAMAFRDYGYSFSTDDCIAFSESMGSWEPFPDAKEALLELKKLTKIALITNTDDAIINETVKHLEVDFDEIITAEQAGAYKANHHGFHLALERLGIERSELLHVGFGFKYDVVPANELNIQSCWVNRYGETRPANVKETFLVGDMATLALLIKGMAHSAR, from the coding sequence ATGGCGATACCCAAAGCAATCACTTTCGACTGTTATGGAACGATCATCGACTGGGATCGGGCCGTGCAACATTATTTTAAGAATATTTTGAGTCAGTATGATATAAACGAGGCTGATGTTGTCGCTCTTCAAAAACATTGGGAAAGCATCCAGTTCACCTATATCCAAGATCACTACCGTCCATATAAGGAAGTCTTGAAACATACAATGGCGATGGCGTTTCGGGACTATGGTTATTCTTTTAGCACGGATGATTGTATCGCATTTTCTGAATCCATGGGAAGCTGGGAACCTTTTCCGGATGCGAAAGAAGCTTTGCTGGAACTAAAAAAACTCACCAAAATAGCTCTGATTACGAATACGGACGACGCTATTATTAATGAAACCGTGAAGCATTTAGAGGTTGATTTTGATGAAATCATTACGGCTGAACAGGCGGGCGCTTATAAAGCCAATCACCATGGGTTCCATTTGGCGCTTGAACGATTGGGTATCGAGCGATCAGAGCTTCTCCACGTCGGATTCGGTTTCAAATATGATGTCGTCCCTGCCAACGAATTAAACATTCAATCCTGCTGGGTGAACCGCTACGGGGAAACTCGGCCTGCCAATGTAAAAGAAACCTTTTTAGTCGGGGATATGGCCACACTTGCTTTATTAATCAAAGGGATGGCTCATTCCGCACGATAA